The Nostoc sp. 'Lobaria pulmonaria (5183) cyanobiont' DNA window ACTAATCTCTGTGGCATCATAGATTGCAAATTCTTCAATACCTCGATGTTTGAGAATTACTTCAGCTTGGTGGATTTCAGCTTCCGTACCATCAAGAATTACTAAGTAGTCGCCTCTTTGGAAGCGATCGCCATATACTCGCGCCTTGTCTTCAGGAATTCCCAAGCCAACGAGTGCGCCTACAATACTCCCGGCTGCTGCACCGATCGCACCACCAGTTAATGTTGTCGCTAAAGTTGTTGCAACTGCGCCACCTGCAATTACAGGCCCAATCCCAGGAATTGCTAGAGTTCCCAGTCCAACTAATAAGCCAGTCAAGCCGCCTAGAACACCACCTGTAGCGGCTCCAGCTTTTGCACCATCATCTGCTTTATTACCAGTACCAACGTTTCTATCTACATCTACACCACCGATCCCATGACCGTTTGTATCTTTGGCAATGATGGAGATTTGATTCAAAGAAAAACCTGCATCTCGCAATTCTGTAATTGCTACTTCAGCATCTCGACGATGAGAAAATACCCCGATTGCACGTTTGGCAACACCACTATAACCCGCAGTTGCAGCTGGAGTCACATAACCAGTGGCTGCATTTGTCGCATCTGGGTGGTCGTAAATACCAAACTCTTCCACACCCTGATTATTTAAAATTGCTTCTGCTCTTAGGATTTCTGCATCTGTACCATCGACAATGACTAAATAGTGTCCTTGTTTGACACGTTCGTCGTAAACTCTAGCTCGTTCTTCAGGAATTCCTAAACCAATTAACGCACCAAGCAGACTACCAGCTACTGCACCAATACCAGCGCCAGCGAGAGTTGTAGCTAGGGTAGTTGCTGCGGCTCCAGCCAACATAATTGGCCCAATTCCAGGAATTGCTAAAGTGCCAAGACCGACTAATAAGCCAGCTAATCCGCCTAAAGCACCGCCTGTAGCTGCTCCGAC harbors:
- a CDS encoding general stress protein, whose amino-acid sequence is MVVGVQKRAVGVFSHRRDVEHALHELKKVGFDMDRVSVITQDGDRDDIAGADVSDRVGDKSDDGAKVGAATGGALGGLAGLLVGLGTLAIPGIGPIMLAGAAATTLATTLAGAGIGAVAGSLLGALIGLGIPEERARVYDERVKQGHYLVIVDGTDAEILRAEAILNNQGVEEFGIYDHPDATNAATGYVTPAATAGYSGVAKRAIGVFSHRRDAEVAITELRDAGFSLNQISIIAKDTNGHGIGGVDVDRNVGTGNKADDGAKAGAATGGVLGGLTGLLVGLGTLAIPGIGPVIAGGAVATTLATTLTGGAIGAAAGSIVGALVGLGIPEDKARVYGDRFQRGDYLVILDGTEAEIHQAEVILKHRGIEEFAIYDATEISKYRPGSERVSDRDAAVVDPIRPNYSTETNKNDPSVVIVDRRDEVL